The DNA segment TGATGGGATCCGCCTTGAGCGAAGCCAACCTGAGCGGGGCCAATTTGCGCGGTACGGATTTGAGTGGGGCCGATCTGACGGGGGCGGATTTGAGCGGCGCCAATCTGTCGCTAGCCAGCTTGAATGGTGCTTTTTTAGAAGGGGCGATCTACAGTTCCAATACCCGCTTCCCTGTGGATTTTGATCCGGAACTGGAGGGGTTGAAATTGTTTGGTGCTGCCCCTGAGGCGACTCCCTGAAGGTTAAGGGCTATCCCTTTTCACTTCAAGAGCTCAGGTGCCGAAGCTGGAGAGGCCCCACTGCTGCAAGCTGTCGAAGGCGGCACGGGCGGTCAGATCGGGTTGTAGGGGCGTAATGGAGACATAGCGTTCTTGCACCGCTTGTACATCCGACCGAGGATCCACCCCCTCTTCCACCACTTCCCCCGCCAACCAGTAGTAGGTTTTGCCGCGCGGATCCACCCGCTTCTCGTAGATATCGGTATACTTGCGCCAGCCCAACGGCGCTAAGACCATACCGCGAATCTCTGAGGCGGGTACTGCTGGAACATTCACATTCAACAACATCGGCTCAGACAAAGGCTTCAGGCTCAGTTTCTCCAGCAAAGTCAGGACCACTTGGGCTGCCGGTTGAAAGTCTTGATGGGTAAAGCTAGCCAGACTCACCGCCAAACTGGGGATCCCTTCCAAGAGCCCTTCCATGGCTGCCGAGACCGTGCCGGAATAGAGCACATCCGTACCGAGATTGGATCCGTGGTTGATGCCGGAGATCACCCAATCGGGCGGCTGATCCAACAGCCCATCCAAGCCCAACTTGACACAATCGGAGGGTGTACCGGAACAGGCCCAAGCCCGTACTTCCGGGGGAAATCCCTCCAGAACCGGATCCGCCCGTAGGGGTTTGTGTAAGGTCAGAGCATGACCGGTAGCAGAACGCTCTCGATCCGGACAGACCACGGTGATCCGGTGACCACCCACCTGGGCCAGAGTCGTGGCCAAGCAGCGCACCCCTGCCGCCTGGATGCCATCATCGTTGCTGATCAAAATGTTCATCTTGGCCTACACACACCGGCCTCTTGCATCATAGATGATTCGCTCCTGATCTGCTCTGGTATCTGAGGTCAGCCTTAAAGCCTGAAAATCTACGGCTTCCGTAGGTTAATGTTGGACGTAACTTTGGGAACAATATCAGTAATAGTACGATGTCAGCCTAGGAAGCTAGATGTCATTATGAAGCTAAGGTAAAGTAGCTTTTGTGTGCTTCCCTTCCTCTCTGTTCCGTCCCCACGTTTCCCATCTGCTGTTTTTCCCGTTAGCGCCCTCTTCCTTTGAGCTGGGCTGTGGGATCTGAAAATCCATCAGGTCGCTGAGGCGACAGGAAGTTCATCATATGTCACTCATTGCTATGGCGTCGGCAACAGAGGCTCAGGAATGGCGCGAGCTCTGCCAGTGGGCCGACGAACACTACCGTTGTCGCACTTTCCCGAAAGATGTGCGTATCCCCACCCGACCCGGCTTGGTGTACATCACCCAGGAGGGTGTCGTGCGATTGGTCAGCCAAACTCCGGAGCGGCGGGAAGTTTTTGTTGGGTTCATCACGGCAGGCCTGCCCTTTGAGCTGAGCAACCAGGAGCGCTTTGAGCTCAAAGCTTGCACCCATGCCGAGCGCACAACGGTGATGTGGTTCTACTGGCAAGACCTAGAGCAGTGGCCCTACCTGCACCAAAAGGTGCAAGAAAATTTCCGCCAGCAACTGCAACGGAAGCTGCTCTGGCTGGGTAACCTCGGTCAACGGCGTGCCATTGACCGCTTGAAGGGCTTCTTGACCCTGTTGATCGATGAGCATGGTCAACCCTGTGAGCAAGGGATGTATCTCCCGTGGACGCTCACCCACGCCCAAATTGGGGATGCCATTGGAGCTACCCGGGTGACGGTGACCCGTCTACTGGGATCCCTGCGTTCGAAAGGGTTTGTGCAGGTGCTGGATCAAAACTTAATTTGTATACCCAATGGGGTGAAGCTACAACCTGCCCCGAAGAAAGTGGCCAACGCCTAGCTTTGATGAGCTTTATGGGCTTGCAGTTGCGCTATCGCACTTGGGGGGCTGGGATCCCTTCGCTGCCGATCCTGATGCTGCACGGCCATCCGGGTGATGGCGACTGTATGACGGTGTTTGCGGAGGCGGTGGCGGGGTTGCACCCCTGTGTGGCGCCGGATCTGCGCGGTTATGGGCGTTCACAGGTGGCGGATCCCTTTGGGATGGGTGATCACCTCGAGGACTTGCAGCGGCTTCTGGATAAGCTGGGCTGGTCGGAGTGCCTGGTCTTGGGCTGGTCTCTGGGGGGGATCCTGGCCCTAGAGTTGGCCCTCCGCTTGCCGGAACGGGTGAAGGGTTTGGTTTTGGTGGCCACCGCCGCCTGTCCCCACAGCGAGCATCCCCCCACCGATGGGTGGGATCAGGTGAATACGGGCATCGCCTCTTTGATCAACTGGGTTTGGCCCGGTTGGGAGTGGAACATCGAGACCTTTGGCCGCCGCTCCCTCTACCGTTACCTGATTCGGCAACATACCCCCACGGCCTATCGGTATTTAGCTCAGTCGGCTCTACCTGCCTATTTACGCACCTCCCACCAGGCGAACCAGGCTTTACGCGCCGCCCTCCGACAGGGGTATAACCGCGAAGGGGAACTGTCCCGGTTGCGGATCCCTGCTTTGGTCATGGCTGGTGAGCAGGATTGTCACATCACCCTGAGAAGTAGCCTTGCCACTGCTCAAGCCTTACCCAACAGCACCTGGATTGCCTACCCCAATACCGCCCATCTTTTCCCCTGGGAGATCCCTGCTCAAGTGGGGCAGGATTTGCGCCAGTGGTTAACAGCTCAGGATTGGGGGATCCCTGCAACACCTGCAACACCTTCAGCCGCAACCTTTTCAGCCATACCTCCAGAAGCAGAATCCTGACCCTGACGGAAGGAGCGTAACTGAGCAAAGGCATCTTCTTCGAGCTGGATCTGCTGCAGGCTCAGTTCTTCATCTGTGCGTAGACGCATCCCCAAGGGCTGTTGCAGGGTGCCCAAGCGCAACGGTACGGAAACCCCTGGTTCCGGGTGAATTACAGTGCGAGCCTCTAGGGTAAATAGGGAGGTGCCGGTGGAAAAGCGCCCGGAGGATCCCAAGTCGCTGGCAGCCTGCCTCAGGGTTGGGATCAGCTGGTCTGGAGTGATATCAGGACTGACGGCGATGACTGCTCGATCCGCCCCCTGGTCATAGACAGTGGTGTAGTGAATGGCCCCTGGGATCCGTGAGCGAAAAATTGGCCCCAAGCTCAGGGCAAAGCACCCAGCCGTCAACACCAGTGTGAAGGCTGTATACCCCACCAGCGAAAACTTCAAGGGCCAATTGCGGATCCAGGCCAGCAAGGTTAGCGCAGCCAGCAAACCCGCCAGACCCAGCCCCACTTGTGCAGCAGAGGCAAAAAAAGTTTCTAAAGTATCCATATAGTCCTTTGCGCCGAGAGCACGCTGGCGCCAACGCTAGTCCCTTGCACAGAGTAGATCACCAGAACACTCTCCTACAATTTTTTTTCCCATGAGCGGGGGGTTGGAAGCAGGGTTGTGAGGTTGTGCCTTGCGGTGGGTAACCCATTCAAACGAGGATTGAGGATAGAATGCTGCCGTGACTAGTCGAGAATAGGATTTTGAGGACATCGCCGCTCTTCGGGCGCTCGATACCCCAGAAGATCTTGAAGATGTTCAGCTGGCTGAGTCTGGTACTGCCTCTGCCGCTCCTCAACCTGCTTTTGAAACAACGCCTATCCCAGCAAGTTCAAGCCACACCCCTTCCCAGCAGCTTCTTCTCGATTCGAGCTGCAGACCTGAAGTGGCAGAAAACCCCCATACCCGGGATCCGCATTGCCAAGCTTTACGAAAACCCGCAAACTCGGGAGGTGGTTGGGCTGTTGGAGGCCGATGCTGGGGCGGTGTATCCGCACCACCAACATGTCTTGGGGGAAGAGATCTACATGCTCGAAGGGGATCTGGTGATTGAAGACCAGGTCTTTTTGGCGGGAGACTTCATCCGTTACGGCCCTGGCTCAGCCCATCGTGCCCACACACAGGGAGGGTGCCGGTTCCATTTTCGCACCTCCATGGATGATTCATTTCTGGAGTCACTTCCTTTCTCCCCCTTCAATGCTTGGGCCGGGATCCTGACCTGTAATCTAGGGCGAACGTGAGATAATGTCACTTTGCGAGCCTGTTGTGGAACTGTTCGACAGGGATCCCCCAGTTGCCGAGTTGAGAGGAAACCCCGCTTGGTTGCCCAGACCTTCAACCTGAAAACCTACCTGAACCAGCGTCAGCAACAGGTGGAGGAAGCCCTATCGGCAGCCCTAGCTCCTGCTTACCCGGAGCGCATCTACGAGGCGATGCGCTATAGCGTTCTGGCGGGGGGGAAACGGCTACGCCCGATCCTCTGTTTGGCGGCCTGTGAACTGGCGGGGGGATCCATTGAACAGGCCCTGCCCACCGCCTGCGCCCTAGAGATGATCCACACCATGTCGCTGATCCATGACGATCTGCCGGCCATGGACAATGATGATTTCCGCCGCGGCAAACCCACCAACCACAAGGTTTTTGGAGAAGATATCGCCATTCTCGCCGGAGATGCCCTCCTTGCCTTTGCCTTTGAGCACATTGCCCGGCAAACCCAAGGGGTACCACCGCAGTTGGTGTTGCAGGTGATCGCCCGCATTGGCCATGCTGTCGCCGCGACCGGATTGGTGGGCGGCCAAGTAGTGGATCTGGAATCGGAAGGGAAAGCCATCTCTCTAGAAACCTTGGAGTACATCCATACCCACAAAACCGGGGCGTTGCTGGAGATCTCGGTGGTCTCCGGCGGGATCCTGGCAGGTGGAGATGAGCAGTTATTGGCGCGCCTGAGCCGCTATGCCCAAGATATTGGCTTGGCATTCCAGATCATCGACGACATCTTAGATATCACCGCCACCAGCGAGCAACTGGGGAAAACAGCGGGCAAAGACCAAGCGGTTGCCAAAGCCACCTACCCCAGCCTCTGGGGTTTAGAAGCCTCCCGGCAAAAGGCCGAAGCGCTGATCCGCTCCGCCAAAGAACAACTGCACCCCTATGGCTCCCAGGCGGAACCGCTGTTGGCCCTCGCCGATTTCATCACTCGCCGTCAGCATTAGGACAAGCCAAGATGGGATCCCTACCACCCCTTACTCCTCTGTTGGATGCCCCGCTCAAGTTCCTGCGCTGGAGAGCCGTATGCTGCAACAGTTGATGGCCAATCATGTCCTCTGGACGGCGTTGATCGCCAGTTTGTTGGCCCAGGCCATCAAGCTGATTCTCACCTATGCGCAGTCGGGCAAGGTGAACCTACGGGTGTTGGTGGAAACCGGCGGCATGCCCAGCTCCCATGCGGCGTTGGTCACCGCCTTGGCCATCGGCGTCGGGTTGCAGGAGGGGTGGGATAGCCTGCTGTTTGCCGCTACCGTGGTTTTTGCGCTGGTGGTGATGTACGATGCCGCCGGGATCCGTCAGGCGGCGGGGAAACAGGCACGGGTGTTGAATCGCCTCATGGAAGAATGGTTTGAAGAAAAAGGTGCCGGCAGCTTCAAAGAACCCTATCTGAAGGAATTGCTCGGTCATACCCCTGTCCAGGTGATCGCAGGAGCAGCTTTGGGCGCTGCTTGTATCGGTTTATCCTTCATGCTGGGAGCGAATTGAACGGGATTGGGGCATGCTAGAGCAGAAGTGAAAAGCACACGTGAACGGCTGCGGTCATGACCTCTACTCCCCAACCTCGGCAAATCCAGCGGTGTCCCTCCTGTGGTAAGCCGATCCCGGCCTATCGGTACAAATCTCCCTACTGTGATCACTGCGGTTGGCGAGCCACCCCGACAGCCAAAACCCCTCACAAACCCGGATCCCTGGCCCAAAAAGTGGAAGCACAGGTGAGTGGGGCGGGCCAGTGGGCCAGTCAGCAAGGTCAGCGCCTTGGAGTTCCTCGTCTCATCCAGCCGCTCCTAAATCTCAACGTTTATTTGTATGTGCTGTGGGGGATCAGTCCCCTTTTCCCCCTAGTCGTGGATCGTCCCCTCTTGGCAGAGTCCCATTATTTGCTGTTGATCCCGCTTTTACTCAGTTGGGGCTTGCTGTATTTGGCGGTTCGGGATCTGCCGTTATCGGAGAATTTGCGGGTACCACGCCTGCTGCTGGATGTATCGTTTATCCTGTTGCCCTTCTTCCAAAAAATTAACGTATCCAAAGCCCCCAACCGCCCCTACTGGAATGCTCTGTTGGTTTGGGTGATCGGGATCCTTCTGATTGCCGCTTTGTGGCTCTGGAGTTTCAGTCTTCTCTTGACGGCGGTGACATTACTGTTGACCAGTTTTTGTACGTTGCTGTTCTGAGTTGCTTCTGTTCAAAACGACAAAAATATGAGTGTGGCTGCCCGCGAACGGTTTACCGCTGAAATCCAAGCTGATCCGATCGATTTGGGTCGGGCGGCCCTGTGGATTGCTCAAGAAGCGTATCCCGATTTGGATGTGGAGGAGTATTGGGCCGCTTTGGATGAAATGGCGGCAGAGCTGCAGGAACGGTTGCCCCCAGAGCGCTACCCAATGCGCATCCTCAAAACCCTGAATCATTACTTATTCGAAGACTTGGGCTTTCGTGGCAATCGC comes from the Thermostichus vulcanus str. 'Rupite' genome and includes:
- a CDS encoding divergent PAP2 family protein, producing MLQQLMANHVLWTALIASLLAQAIKLILTYAQSGKVNLRVLVETGGMPSSHAALVTALAIGVGLQEGWDSLLFAATVVFALVVMYDAAGIRQAAGKQARVLNRLMEEWFEEKGAGSFKEPYLKELLGHTPVQVIAGAALGAACIGLSFMLGAN
- the crtE gene encoding geranylgeranyl diphosphate synthase CrtE, with product MVAQTFNLKTYLNQRQQQVEEALSAALAPAYPERIYEAMRYSVLAGGKRLRPILCLAACELAGGSIEQALPTACALEMIHTMSLIHDDLPAMDNDDFRRGKPTNHKVFGEDIAILAGDALLAFAFEHIARQTQGVPPQLVLQVIARIGHAVAATGLVGGQVVDLESEGKAISLETLEYIHTHKTGALLEISVVSGGILAGGDEQLLARLSRYAQDIGLAFQIIDDILDITATSEQLGKTAGKDQAVAKATYPSLWGLEASRQKAEALIRSAKEQLHPYGSQAEPLLALADFITRRQH
- a CDS encoding cupin domain-containing protein — translated: MFSWLSLVLPLPLLNLLLKQRLSQQVQATPLPSSFFSIRAADLKWQKTPIPGIRIAKLYENPQTREVVGLLEADAGAVYPHHQHVLGEEIYMLEGDLVIEDQVFLAGDFIRYGPGSAHRAHTQGGCRFHFRTSMDDSFLESLPFSPFNAWAGILTCNLGRT
- a CDS encoding Ycf51 family protein, which gives rise to MDTLETFFASAAQVGLGLAGLLAALTLLAWIRNWPLKFSLVGYTAFTLVLTAGCFALSLGPIFRSRIPGAIHYTTVYDQGADRAVIAVSPDITPDQLIPTLRQAASDLGSSGRFSTGTSLFTLEARTVIHPEPGVSVPLRLGTLQQPLGMRLRTDEELSLQQIQLEEDAFAQLRSFRQGQDSASGGMAEKVAAEGVAGVAGIPQS
- the surE gene encoding 5'/3'-nucleotidase SurE; the protein is MNILISNDDGIQAAGVRCLATTLAQVGGHRITVVCPDRERSATGHALTLHKPLRADPVLEGFPPEVRAWACSGTPSDCVKLGLDGLLDQPPDWVISGINHGSNLGTDVLYSGTVSAAMEGLLEGIPSLAVSLASFTHQDFQPAAQVVLTLLEKLSLKPLSEPMLLNVNVPAVPASEIRGMVLAPLGWRKYTDIYEKRVDPRGKTYYWLAGEVVEEGVDPRSDVQAVQERYVSITPLQPDLTARAAFDSLQQWGLSSFGT
- a CDS encoding Crp/Fnr family transcriptional regulator, which encodes MSLIAMASATEAQEWRELCQWADEHYRCRTFPKDVRIPTRPGLVYITQEGVVRLVSQTPERREVFVGFITAGLPFELSNQERFELKACTHAERTTVMWFYWQDLEQWPYLHQKVQENFRQQLQRKLLWLGNLGQRRAIDRLKGFLTLLIDEHGQPCEQGMYLPWTLTHAQIGDAIGATRVTVTRLLGSLRSKGFVQVLDQNLICIPNGVKLQPAPKKVANA
- a CDS encoding alpha/beta fold hydrolase, with product MGLQLRYRTWGAGIPSLPILMLHGHPGDGDCMTVFAEAVAGLHPCVAPDLRGYGRSQVADPFGMGDHLEDLQRLLDKLGWSECLVLGWSLGGILALELALRLPERVKGLVLVATAACPHSEHPPTDGWDQVNTGIASLINWVWPGWEWNIETFGRRSLYRYLIRQHTPTAYRYLAQSALPAYLRTSHQANQALRAALRQGYNREGELSRLRIPALVMAGEQDCHITLRSSLATAQALPNSTWIAYPNTAHLFPWEIPAQVGQDLRQWLTAQDWGIPATPATPSAATFSAIPPEAES